Proteins encoded within one genomic window of Mya arenaria isolate MELC-2E11 chromosome 13, ASM2691426v1:
- the LOC128215123 gene encoding basic proline-rich protein-like — translation MSAATTWANHAFTRANHKANHAYTSPTTPSPGPTTGPTTPPPGPATPPPAPNTPPSGPNTPPPGPASPPPAPTTPSPAPNTPPSGSTTPPPGSNYSTSANYSSANHKANHATTRANHSTTSANHATTRGNHATSAPTTPPPAPATPQPGLPTPPPAPTRPPPGITTPAPGLTTPTAGLTTPPPGLTTPPPAPTTPAPGLTTPPPGLPTPPPAPTRPQPGITTPAPGLTTPPAGLTTPPPGLTTPPPAPTTPPPGLTTPTPGLTTPPPGLTTPPPASATPPPGLTTPPPGPTTSPPTPTTPPPGLTMPQPGLTTLPLGFTTQPPVPTTSPPGLTPPPPGSTTPPPGLATPRPGPTTLPPGVTSPPPGLATPTTGLTTSPPGLTTPPPGLAMPPPGPTTPPPGPTTPPPGLTTTPPGLTTPPPGLTTPPPGLATPPPGPTTPPPGLAPPTTGLTTTPPGLTTPPPGLTTPTTGLTTTPPGLTTPPPGPTTPPPKPILHIYNITTFWHTEFVR, via the coding sequence ATGTCAGCAGCCACCACCTGGGCCAACCACGCCTTCACCAGGGCCAACCACAAGGCAAACCACGCCTACACCAGTCCAACCACGCCTTCACCTGGGCCAACCACAGGGCCAACCACGCCACCACCAGGGCCAGCCACGCCACCACCAGCGCCAAATACTCCACCATCAGGGCCAAACACGCCACCACCAGGGCCAGCCTCGCCACCACCAGCACCAACCACGCCATCACCAGCGCCAAACACTCCACCATCAGGGTCAACCACGCCACCACCAGGGTCAAACTACTCCACCAGCGCCAACTACTCCAGCGCCAACCACAAGGCCAACCACGCCACCACCAGGGCCAACCACTCCACCACCAGCGCCAACCACGCCACCACCAGGGGTAACCACGCCACCTCAGCGCCAACCACTCCACCACCAGCGCCAGCCACGCCACAACCAGGGCTTCCCACTCCACCACCAGCACCAACCAGGCCACCACCAGGTATAACCACTCCAGCACCAGGGCTTACCACTCCAACTGCAGGACTTACCACTCCACCACCAGGGCTTACCACTCCACCACCAGCGCCAACCACGCCAGCACCAGGGCTAACCACGCCACCACCAGGGCTTCCCACTCCACCACCAGCACCAACCAGGCCACAACCAGGTATAACCACTCCAGCACCAGGGCTTACAACTCCACCTGCAGGGCTTACCACTCCACCACCAGGGCTTACCACTCCACCACCAGCGCCAACCACTCCACCACCAGGGCTAACCACGCCGACACCAGGGCTTACCACTCCACCACCAGGGCTTACCACTCCACCACCAGCGTCAGCCACGCCACCACCAGGGCTAACCACTCCACCACCAGGGCCAACTACttcaccaccaacaccaaccACGCCACCACCAGGGCTAACCATGCCACAACCAGGGCTAACCACGCTACCACTAGGTTTTACCACGCAACCACCAGTACCAACCACCTCACCACCAGGTCTAACCCCGCCACCACCAGGGTCAACCACGCCACCACCAGGGCTAGCCACTCCACGACCAGGGCCAACCACGCTACCACCAGGGGTAACCTCGCCACCACCAGGGCTAGCCACGCCAACTACAGGGCTTACCACTTCACCACCAGGGCTTACCACGCCACCACCAGGGCTAGCCATGCCACCACCAGGGCCAACCACGCCACCACCAGGGCCAACCACGCCACCACCAGGGCTTACCACGACACCACCAGGGCTTACCACGCCACCACCAGGGCTAACCACGCCACCACCAGGGCTAGCCACGCCACCACCAGGGCCAACAACGCCACCACCAGGGCTAGCCCCGCCAACTACAGGGCTTACCACGACACCACCAGGGCTTACCACGCCACCACCAGGGCTAACCACGCCAACTACAGGGCTTACCACGACACCACCAGGGCTTACCACGCCACCACCAGGGCCAACCACGCCACCACCTAAACCAATATtacacatatacaatataacCACATTTTGGCATACTGAGTTTGTTCGCTGA